A window of Haliscomenobacter hydrossis DSM 1100 contains these coding sequences:
- a CDS encoding isopenicillin N synthase family dioxygenase: MKRAIPLVDLSKFVSGSAAERMAFVQELGDAFHNIGFVGVINHGIPKALIEDFYAASKRFFALPVDIKKKYEVAGMAGQRGYTSFGKEHAKQSQVADLKEFFQIGQEVPAGHPFKAKYPDNVQVTEEPEYADLGFQLYRAFEGAGAQLLKAISIHLGLGETYFDSKITYGNSILRSIFYPPITQEPASAIRAEQHEDINLITLLVGASAGGLELLNKENQWMAIVPEEDEIVINVGDMLQRLTNNYLKSTTHRVVNPPREDWHLPRLSIPFFLHPVSDMDLSCLPSCITADNPLHYEPITAGEYLDERLREIGLKK, translated from the coding sequence ATGAAACGTGCAATTCCATTAGTTGATCTTTCCAAATTTGTAAGTGGCAGTGCTGCCGAGCGCATGGCATTTGTACAAGAGCTAGGCGATGCCTTTCACAATATTGGCTTTGTTGGGGTGATCAATCACGGCATTCCGAAAGCATTGATTGAAGACTTCTATGCCGCTTCCAAACGATTTTTTGCCCTACCCGTCGACATTAAGAAAAAATACGAAGTGGCGGGTATGGCTGGACAAAGAGGTTATACCTCCTTTGGAAAGGAACACGCCAAACAATCACAAGTTGCTGATTTGAAAGAGTTTTTTCAAATTGGACAAGAAGTACCCGCTGGGCATCCATTCAAGGCTAAATACCCAGATAATGTACAAGTCACCGAGGAACCGGAATACGCCGACTTGGGATTTCAGCTTTACCGCGCTTTTGAGGGTGCTGGTGCGCAATTGCTGAAAGCCATTTCCATTCACCTGGGTTTGGGGGAAACATACTTTGATTCTAAGATTACTTATGGAAACAGCATCCTGCGGTCGATCTTTTATCCGCCCATCACCCAGGAGCCTGCTTCGGCCATTCGGGCTGAACAACACGAAGACATCAACCTCATCACCTTATTGGTTGGTGCTTCGGCAGGTGGCCTGGAATTGTTGAACAAGGAAAACCAATGGATGGCCATTGTGCCAGAAGAAGACGAGATCGTGATCAATGTAGGGGATATGCTGCAAAGATTGACGAACAACTACCTCAAGTCAACCACGCACCGGGTCGTTAATCCGCCGCGTGAAGATTGGCACTTGCCACGTTTGTCCATTCCATTCTTCCTGCACCCGGTTAGCGACATGGATTTGAGCTGTTTGCCTTCGTGTATAACGGCCGACAACCCGCTGCATTACGAACCAATCACCGCAGGGGAATATCTGGATGAACGCTTGCGTGAAATTGGTCTAAAAAAATAA
- a CDS encoding Sec-independent protein translocase subunit TatA/TatB, producing the protein MKTMMLFALGGSEVLLIFFAILLLFGGRKIPELMRGIGKGIREFNAAKSTIESELKEGIREADNKAQQQQPSASAQSNIDAPHS; encoded by the coding sequence ATGAAAACAATGATGTTGTTTGCTCTGGGCGGATCGGAAGTCTTACTGATTTTCTTTGCGATCCTGCTTTTGTTTGGTGGTAGAAAAATTCCAGAACTGATGCGTGGCATTGGTAAGGGTATTCGGGAGTTCAACGCTGCAAAATCAACGATTGAATCTGAATTGAAGGAAGGTATCCGCGAGGCTGACAACAAAGCTCAGCAACAACAGCCTTCTGCTTCTGCTCAGTCTAATATCGACGCACCACACTCTTAA
- a CDS encoding DUF6029 family protein, producing MNRLSIPLGIILLLLLFCPLQTKAQEQVTPSGGQVSGSLQTNANFFIRDSLIGAANTPQYDRQLYGAEAWLNLNYNNWGFDFGLRFDAFNNSNLLNPTDSYSDQGIGMWFIKKQVDKLGITAGYIYDQIGSGIIFRAFEERPLLIDNALIGLRLDYSLGENWKIKGFTGRQKQQFSSYRPIIKGVNVEGFISTEEENAWTLAPGLGIVNRTLDDQAMNSLVSVLNTYGEDYVFIPKFNTYAFSAYNTLSKGAWSWYLEGAYKTPDAQNDPFAETIINQDTITGDRFFQKAGSVLYSNLSYAGDQFGISIEGKRTENFSWRTRPQEQANRGTLNFIPPMARSNTYRLTSRYNAATQELGELSFQVDLRYAPSKKLSFNLNASNIQNLDNELLYREIYAEMTLKVKRNTTIIAGVQRQEYNQERFEVKPNVPLVRTITPFFEYQYKFTPRKLLRVEVQYMHMEEDVAANTGADFGSWAWIQAEYTLAPHWTFAAANMFNAVPGVASPVENGQRKALYYPRFDVFYTIKSNRFSLSYIKQVEGVVCTGGICRLEPAFSGFRFAVTSTF from the coding sequence ATGAACCGTTTAAGTATTCCGCTCGGGATAATATTGCTGCTGTTGCTGTTTTGTCCGCTACAAACTAAAGCCCAGGAACAAGTTACGCCTTCTGGCGGCCAAGTTTCCGGAAGTTTACAAACCAATGCCAACTTCTTCATCCGCGATTCCTTGATCGGAGCAGCCAATACGCCACAGTACGATCGGCAACTGTACGGTGCGGAAGCCTGGCTCAACCTCAATTACAACAACTGGGGCTTTGATTTTGGTTTGCGTTTTGACGCGTTCAACAACTCCAATTTGCTCAATCCCACCGATTCTTATTCTGACCAGGGCATCGGAATGTGGTTCATCAAAAAACAGGTGGACAAACTGGGCATTACCGCCGGGTATATTTATGACCAGATTGGCAGTGGCATCATTTTTCGGGCTTTTGAGGAACGTCCCCTGCTGATCGACAACGCGCTGATTGGCCTGCGTCTGGATTACAGCCTGGGTGAAAACTGGAAAATCAAAGGCTTCACTGGGCGGCAAAAACAGCAGTTCAGCAGTTACCGCCCCATCATCAAAGGGGTCAATGTAGAAGGATTCATCAGCACGGAGGAAGAAAATGCCTGGACTTTGGCCCCCGGTCTCGGAATCGTAAACCGTACCCTCGACGACCAGGCGATGAATTCCCTGGTATCGGTACTGAATACCTACGGCGAGGACTACGTTTTTATCCCCAAATTCAATACCTATGCGTTCAGTGCCTACAATACGCTGAGTAAAGGTGCCTGGTCTTGGTATTTGGAAGGCGCTTATAAAACGCCCGATGCCCAAAATGATCCTTTTGCCGAAACCATCATCAATCAGGATACCATTACCGGGGATCGTTTTTTCCAAAAAGCGGGATCGGTGTTGTACAGCAACCTCAGCTATGCCGGAGACCAGTTTGGGATCAGTATAGAGGGTAAACGCACCGAAAACTTCTCCTGGCGCACCCGTCCGCAAGAGCAGGCCAATCGGGGAACCCTCAATTTTATTCCCCCCATGGCGCGTTCCAATACCTACCGCTTGACTTCGCGTTACAATGCGGCTACCCAGGAATTGGGGGAATTGTCGTTCCAGGTGGATTTGCGTTATGCGCCCAGTAAGAAATTGAGTTTTAACCTCAACGCGTCAAACATCCAAAATCTGGACAATGAATTGCTCTATCGCGAGATTTATGCGGAAATGACCTTAAAAGTCAAAAGAAACACCACCATTATTGCCGGTGTGCAGCGGCAGGAATACAACCAGGAGCGATTTGAAGTGAAGCCCAATGTACCTTTGGTGCGCACCATCACGCCCTTTTTTGAGTACCAATACAAGTTTACACCCCGCAAGTTGTTGCGGGTAGAAGTACAATACATGCACATGGAAGAGGATGTAGCGGCCAACACGGGTGCTGATTTTGGCTCTTGGGCCTGGATTCAGGCCGAGTATACATTGGCTCCGCACTGGACTTTTGCGGCAGCGAATATGTTCAACGCCGTACCGGGTGTAGCCAGTCCAGTCGAAAATGGGCAACGCAAAGCCTTGTACTACCCACGCTTTGACGTGTTTTACACCATAAAATCCAATCGATTTTCATTGAGCTATATCAAACAAGTGGAGGGGGTGGTTTGCACCGGAGGGATATGCAGGTTGGAACCTGCTTTTAGCGGATTTCGCTTTGCGGTCACGAGCACGTTCTAG
- a CDS encoding TlpA family protein disulfide reductase: protein MMKIMKYGMFAAATLLTIVLSAQNSKTLPDATVKTLDGKSVQIKNYVGKGKITILSFWATWCAPCKREMDAIAEVYGDWKDNYDVQYLAVTIDTQRDLPKVKPMVATKGWEYTILSDAANQLKNALNFQTIPQTYLIDQKGNIVYEHTGYNPGDELDLEEKIKMLAKK from the coding sequence ATGATGAAAATAATGAAATACGGGATGTTCGCCGCCGCGACGCTTTTGACGATTGTATTGTCTGCCCAAAATAGTAAAACCCTCCCCGATGCCACGGTCAAAACCCTGGATGGAAAGAGTGTGCAGATCAAAAATTATGTGGGCAAAGGGAAAATCACGATCCTGAGTTTTTGGGCTACCTGGTGCGCCCCTTGTAAGCGGGAGATGGACGCAATTGCCGAAGTTTACGGCGATTGGAAAGACAACTACGACGTACAATACCTGGCCGTGACCATCGATACCCAACGGGATCTGCCCAAAGTTAAACCCATGGTGGCCACCAAAGGCTGGGAATACACCATCTTGAGTGACGCAGCCAATCAGTTGAAAAATGCCCTGAATTTTCAGACCATTCCTCAAACCTACTTGATCGATCAGAAAGGAAACATCGTGTACGAACACACGGGATACAACCCTGGAGATGAGCTGGATCTGGAGGAGAAGATCAAGATGTTGGCAAAGAAGTAA
- a CDS encoding NAD(P)/FAD-dependent oxidoreductase: MEKHHQIVIIGAGTAGITVAAQLLRKDRKLDIAIIDPAKKHYYQAAWTLVGAGTFNYKATEREMASLIPKGATWIQEAVQDLDPDANKVTLQGGDVVTYDYLVACPGIQYNLNAIEGLAETINKNNVCSNYINPNYTWEVLQKIEKGTALFTLAPTTIKCGGAPQKIMYLADDYFRRTRKRDKIDVTYILPGGVIFGVEPFKSTIMKVVDRKDIQLRFFHALTRIDGPNHKAYFKITANQDDPNKLFYHHRPLQEKMVSETEVEVAFDMLHLAPPQSAPDFIMRSKIAAQEGPQKGWINVNLYTLQHNVYANVFALGDAAGLPTGKTGAAVRKQAPIVVENLLHVIKHDGALQPDYHGYSSCPIVTGYGKMVLAEFDYDNKRASDPMISRLFDTSKELFAMWILKKYGLPFMYWNLMLKGKA, encoded by the coding sequence ATGGAAAAGCACCATCAAATCGTCATCATCGGAGCAGGAACGGCGGGGATTACCGTTGCTGCCCAACTCTTGCGCAAAGATCGAAAACTTGATATAGCCATCATCGATCCGGCCAAAAAGCACTATTATCAAGCGGCCTGGACCCTCGTGGGAGCAGGCACTTTCAATTACAAAGCGACTGAGCGAGAGATGGCCTCGCTGATCCCCAAGGGGGCAACCTGGATTCAGGAAGCGGTACAAGATCTAGACCCGGATGCCAATAAAGTTACGCTACAAGGTGGTGATGTGGTGACTTACGACTATCTCGTGGCTTGCCCCGGCATTCAGTACAACCTTAATGCGATTGAGGGCCTGGCCGAAACCATCAACAAAAATAACGTTTGTAGCAATTACATCAACCCCAATTACACTTGGGAGGTATTGCAGAAAATAGAAAAGGGTACTGCCCTGTTTACCCTTGCCCCTACCACCATCAAATGTGGCGGCGCACCCCAAAAAATCATGTACCTGGCCGACGATTATTTTCGCAGAACCCGTAAACGGGATAAAATTGATGTGACTTACATCCTGCCCGGTGGAGTGATTTTTGGCGTTGAGCCTTTTAAAAGTACCATCATGAAGGTGGTTGACCGCAAGGACATTCAACTGAGGTTCTTCCATGCCTTGACCAGAATTGACGGGCCGAATCACAAGGCCTATTTCAAAATCACGGCCAATCAGGATGACCCCAACAAGTTGTTCTACCACCACCGGCCATTGCAAGAAAAGATGGTCTCCGAAACCGAAGTAGAAGTAGCGTTTGATATGCTGCACCTGGCTCCGCCTCAATCGGCACCGGACTTCATTATGCGTTCAAAAATTGCTGCGCAGGAAGGGCCACAGAAGGGCTGGATCAACGTGAATCTATACACCCTGCAACACAACGTTTATGCCAATGTATTTGCACTGGGCGACGCGGCGGGGCTTCCTACGGGTAAAACGGGCGCGGCGGTACGCAAGCAGGCTCCGATAGTTGTGGAAAACTTACTGCACGTGATCAAACACGACGGCGCACTGCAACCCGATTACCACGGCTACTCTTCTTGCCCAATCGTGACGGGTTACGGCAAAATGGTCTTGGCGGAATTTGATTACGACAACAAACGGGCGAGTGATCCGATGATCTCCCGTTTATTTGATACCTCGAAAGAGCTTTTTGCCATGTGGATTTTGAAAAAATATGGCTTGCCCTTTATGTATTGGAATTTGATGTTGAAGGGCAAAGCGTAA
- a CDS encoding M16 family metallopeptidase, producing the protein MITYHRFVLDNGLRVLVHEDPSTPMAAVNVLYNVGSRDEHPAKTGFAHLFEHLMFGGSANIPDFDDPLQLAGGDNNAFTNNDFTNFYEVLPAQNLEVAFWLESDRMLSLNFDPQVLEVQRKVVVEEFKETCLNQPYGDMWHHLSEMAYQTHPYRWPVIGQVPEHVESATMDDVQDFYFKHYRPNNAVLAVCGNVKLSQVKRLAKKWFADIPAGDIPERNITREAPQRRLQQKIQETNVPVDALYIAFHCCDRAHPDFYLTDLLSDVLSNGPSSRLYRRLLKEKQLFTQIDAYITGTLDPGLFIIEGRPSEGVTLEAAEAAVWEELQLLLDEPIGEEELQKCKNRAESALIFSELSALGKAMNLAFFELLGDADLINREPDLYAQITAEDMHRVAKTLFREENCSKLYYKAIPGAAAMAGFSGGMDDDDDDDY; encoded by the coding sequence GTGATTACATACCACCGTTTTGTGCTCGACAATGGTTTGCGGGTGTTGGTACATGAAGATCCAAGCACACCAATGGCGGCAGTCAATGTACTGTACAATGTAGGCTCGCGCGACGAGCATCCTGCCAAGACTGGATTTGCCCACCTTTTTGAACACCTGATGTTTGGGGGTTCGGCGAACATTCCAGATTTTGACGATCCTTTGCAATTGGCCGGAGGAGACAACAACGCCTTTACCAATAACGATTTTACCAACTTTTACGAAGTACTGCCAGCCCAGAACCTGGAAGTGGCTTTTTGGCTGGAATCAGACCGTATGCTCAGCCTCAATTTTGACCCCCAGGTATTGGAAGTCCAACGCAAGGTCGTGGTGGAGGAGTTTAAAGAAACTTGTCTCAACCAACCTTATGGCGACATGTGGCACCACCTCTCCGAGATGGCCTACCAAACCCACCCCTACCGTTGGCCGGTCATCGGGCAAGTGCCGGAGCATGTGGAGAGTGCTACCATGGACGATGTGCAGGATTTTTATTTCAAGCACTACCGCCCCAACAATGCCGTCCTCGCCGTTTGTGGCAATGTCAAATTAAGCCAGGTAAAAAGGCTGGCCAAAAAATGGTTTGCCGACATTCCTGCGGGGGACATTCCCGAACGCAACATCACCAGAGAAGCACCCCAACGGCGTTTGCAACAAAAAATACAGGAAACCAATGTTCCGGTGGATGCCTTGTACATTGCCTTCCACTGTTGCGATCGTGCCCACCCAGATTTTTACCTGACCGATTTGTTGTCGGATGTGCTGAGCAACGGTCCTTCTTCACGGTTATACCGACGTTTGTTAAAGGAAAAACAGCTGTTTACCCAAATCGATGCCTACATCACGGGGACTTTGGACCCGGGGCTGTTCATCATTGAAGGTCGGCCATCCGAAGGTGTCACCCTGGAAGCAGCCGAGGCGGCCGTGTGGGAAGAACTGCAATTGCTGCTCGATGAACCCATCGGGGAGGAGGAACTACAAAAATGTAAAAACCGCGCCGAGAGTGCCCTGATTTTTTCAGAATTGAGTGCCCTGGGCAAAGCCATGAATCTGGCCTTTTTTGAATTATTGGGCGATGCTGATCTCATCAATCGTGAGCCTGATCTGTATGCCCAAATTACGGCAGAAGACATGCACCGGGTAGCTAAAACCTTATTCCGCGAGGAAAATTGCAGCAAGTTGTACTACAAAGCAATCCCGGGTGCTGCTGCCATGGCTGGATTTTCGGGAGGTATGGATGATGACGACGACGACGATTATTAG